Genomic DNA from Haloplanus sp. HW8-1:
CATCCACAACATCGGGACCACTTCGAACGAGGATCCCAACGCTGCAGAGGAACTTGCGAACACCTCCGGTGTCGAAGGGACTGAAAAGCCCCGCGGGATCTCCCTCACTGAAAATGGTCCTACTGGCCCCACGAACTTCGAAATCGTCAGAAACGACTTCGACGGTATCGAAGGGACCTACGGCCAGCCGGCGATCTTCGTTGGAGGATCGAACGGTCTCGGCGGCAGTCACGCGGTGAGGTTCAACAACTTCCGGCATCCCGTGGACAATCTCAGTGGTGAGGCGCTCGTTCTGCGAAAGAACTGGTGGTCGTCCGGGAGTCCTCCCGCTACCAGTTCTGCCGACAGCGACGCAGACGGGGGTGTCCTGATCGATCGAGGACCCGGTGCCTACGACCAGAACAACTCGCGTAGTAGCCAAGTGAACGATGCGGGATCCGATCTCTGAGGCCAAGGGAGAGTAACGGAACGAAGATCCACTTGAGCACCCTGTTTTCACATCTTTCGATCGAATCGTGTGGAGACGGCTGTTGAAGACGAACGATACTCTTGCCCACTGGGTGCACGCCGTCCTCTGTGGAGTGGATTCCGTGGCGTGACATCGTCGCGTAATGGCGGTTCGACGCCGCCGGTGAGCCCCGATCGGCGAAACGGACGAACCGGCCCGGCGTCGCCCCCGAACGACGGAATCCCCGGATGTTGGACGATGCCCACTCGGGCACTTCCCGAGTATCCGACCTCGCCGATCCCGACTGACTCCCGACCCGGTGGGAACCACCGATATTCGATGTCCGTCCTGCAAGCACTCCACTGCCCGAAGCCGAGGTGTGGAATCGCAGACTGGACGGCGACGCGCGGGGTTTCCACCGTCACCGGGTGTCCGTAGGAGTCCGACCCGCGACATAGGCACCCGGCGCCGCCCCCGCGTCCGCCGGTTGCGAGAACACCCGCGACGCCAAACCTGACGCGGCCCTGGACCCCGACGCTTAACCTCCCTGCCGACCCACCCTCGCCATGCTCATCACCCTGGAGGGTCTCGACGGGAGCGGCAAGACGACCGCGTGGCGGGCGCTCCGCGACCGGTACCCCGGTGCCGTGTTCACGCGCGAACCGACCGATTCGTGGTACGGCGAGGCCGTCCGCCGCTCCATCGACGACGAGGACGCCGATCCGCTCGCCGAACTCTTCCTCTATATGGCCGACCACGCCGACCACCTCTCGCGGGTGATCCGGCCAGCGCTGGCCGAGGGCTCGCTCGTCGTCTCGGATCGCTACTCGGACTCCCGGATCGCGTACCAGGCCGCGACGCTTTCCGACGCCGACGTTCCCGACCCCTTCGAGTACGTCCGGTCGATCCACGACCCCGTCTCGCGTCCGCCGGACGCGACGCTCTATCTCGACGTGGACCCCGAGACGGCCGCCGAGCGGAGCGGCGGGACGAACAAGTTCGAACACGTCGACCACCTCCGGGCGGTACGGGAGAGGTACGAGCGGCTACTGGCCGACGAACCGGAGCGGTTCGTCCGCATCGACGCCACGCGCCCGCAGGCCGCCGTCCTCGACGACGTGACGGACGCCGTCGACCGACTGGTTTAGCGGCTCGTCGTGTCGGGCAGTTCGTACTCGTCCGGGGCGGGCACGTACAACACGTCGATGCTCACGCCGAGCGCCATCGGGATGGCGACCATCAGCCCGATGACGGCACCCGTGCTCCCGAGGTCGACGCCGACGCCGACGCTGAACGCGACGATAGTCGTCGTCACGAGGATCACGGGAACCAAAAGCGCCGTGTACACGACCGTCCCCCAGCGGGTGTGGAGCTGGATGCGGAAAAAGCGGGTCGCGACCGCCGCGATCAGGACGTTGGCCACGAAGACGGCGCCCGTCAGGCCGAAATCCAGAAGCGTCGCCATGGGGAGTCTCGGGGCTCGACCGGCTTTGGCCTGTCGCTTCTACGCGTCGGCGCCCTGCCGTGCGCGGTCGACGAGTCGAGCCACCGGTCCCGTGTAGTCGTACCCCGGAATGATCCCCTGGACGTACGTCCCCTCGACGTAGTTGACGACGACGGCGACGTCGTCGACGCCCCGCCGTTCGTCGATGTCGGTGAACGCCGTCTCGACGATCACCTCCGTGTCCGTCAGTCGGACCGCCGGTTCGAGGTCGTGGTCGCCGCTGACGACGCCGTCGGCGTCCGCCACGCGGCGCTCGAACGTCTCCAGCCACCCCTCTTCGACGACCGCGGCCACGTCGCCCTCGACGGCCGTCGAGAGCGACGGCGCCCGGACCTCGATCGCGTAGTCGATCCGTCCCTCACGTTCGGTCGCCGTCACGACCGCGTCGAATGCCGTCGTCGTCGCCTCGAACCGACCGTCGTCGAGGCGGTCGAACATTTCGTGGTCGCGAAACGCCCGCGTCACTCGTCCGGATGCCTCGCCCATGACCGAACACTGGGGATGGGCGAGGAAAAGTCCCTCGCGTCGCCGGAGCGAGCCCTTGTGACTCCCCCGCCATCCTGCCGACGGCGGCACTCTTAAGTTTCTTCCACCGCTTATCCCACGTGACGCTTCGTCTGGAGGGCCGAAGCGTCAGCGGGGACCAATTCAGGGCGGCAAGCGACCGTACGGACCCCTCTTTCCCCGTACGCTCGCTTTTCGCTTTTCGACGTCGAGACCGGCTTACCGCCACCGAACGGTCAGTCGACGCCGAGCCCCCCGACGACCGCGCCGAACAGCAGCCCAGTCGCGCCGAGTGGTGACCCCCCATCGGGAGTGAGGCCGTAGGTCACGAGACTCGGCCACGACCCGTGACACGCCGGGTGATCAGATCGGCGAGCGGTTCCCGGACGGACGGGTCGCGCAGCCCACCCCGCGATGCCGCACTCTCCTCGCCCGCGCTCACGTCGCCCGTGTCGAGGCGCTCGGCATCGTACCCGTCGTCGAGGAACGACCGCACCCAATCGATCCGCCCCGACCCAGTGCCGTCGATCGTCACGGCGATGTCGCCGTCGGCGTCCATCGACGTTCCCACCGACGACTCCGTCCGGTCGTCACGAGGCCGCCACCCGTCTGGCTCGGCGCGACGACCTACGCGAGGGACCTCCGATCCGGACGTATGTCGCCCGCGAACGGTCACCGAACCGTATACCCGATGCGGTTCGGGATGGGAGTGTCAAACCTGTCACCGGTGACGGGCCGACCGGCCGGGGCGAGTGCACCGATCATCGCGGACCGGAGATCGAACCACGGTCGTTCCACTCCCTGATTCGAACCCCTCGGCACACTGCACGCTCCGCACGGTCGTTCGGAGCGGCAGTGCGAGGGAGGGGATTCGAACCGGAACCGGACTCGCTTCGCTCGTCCGGTAGGGGACGAATCCCGACGTACTCGCTCGGCGCGGACGGGCGCCTCGCTCGATGCGAGGGAGGGGATTCGAACCACGGTCGTTCCACTCCCTGATTCGAACCCCTCGGCACACTGCACGCTCCGCACGGTCGTTCGGAGCGGCAGTGCGAGGGAGGGGATTCGAACCCCCGAACTCCTTCGAGAGCGGGTCTTAAGCCCGCCGCCTTTGGCCTGGCTCGGCCACCCTCGCTCGGGTGTCCGTTTCCCCGTACCGTCGCAAGTGGCTTTCGATCCTCACGGTCGACTGGAGTCCTTCGGACTACGCCCCGTCGCGGTGCTGGAACTCGACCGACGCCCCCAGGATGTCCGCGAGCGACTCGACCGTCTCTTGGAGTTCCCCGATCTGCCGATCCTGTCGGTCGAGTCGCTCCGTCAGCCCCTCGACTGACGCTTCGAGGTCCGCCAGGTCGTCGCGAAGGTCCTCGGGGACCTCCTCGGCGAGTTCCTCGATGGTATCGAGTACCTCGTCGGCCTCGTCGGCCGACACCAGTCCGTGGTCCGCCGGGTTCGTCAGCATCCGCCGGTGAGAGAGAATCGCCTCCGAGACGCTCTCGCTTCCGTCCGGCAACGTGATCGTCAGAGGTTCGACCGCGTCGACGTCGTCGGTCTCCGCTCCGTCCGCGACGTCGTCGATCTCCGCTCCGTCCGCGGCGTCGTCGGTCTCCGCTCCGTCCGCGACGTCGTCGATCTCCGCTCCGTCCGCGGCGTCGTCGGTCTCCCCGTCCGTCGCGACGATGTTGGCCGTCGCTTCGGCCTCGGTCGTCTCTTCGGTACGGTCCGGTTCGGCGCGAGCCGTGTCCATGGGATCTACGTCCATGTCCCGAACACGGGTCGCGTCGCTCATAAACCATCGTCAGACAATAATATGCGTACTGGTAGGTTCTCGACGGATCGTGGGTCACTCCCGACGGTAGTGTCGCATCTCGACCCGCCGGTCGAACGCCGCCGCGAGCCGATCGGTCACCGGGCCGCCGCCGACGGCGACACCGTCGACGGCCGCCACGGGCCTGACCTCCCACGTCGTGTTCGTGAGGAACGCCTCGTCGGCCTCGCGGACCGTGTCGACGCCGTAGGCGTCCGTCTCCACTGGAACGTCCGCTGCCGTCGCGAGTTCGAGGACGACCGCTCGGGTCACGCCCGGCAGGATCGGTCCCGAAAGGGCGGGCGTCTTCAGGACACCGTCGTCGACGAAGAAGACGTTGCTCGTCGCCCCTTCCGCGACGAACCCGTCCGTATCGCGGACGAGTGCCTCGTCGGCACCGCTTCCCCGCAGTTCCAGTCGTGCCAGGATTCCGTCGAGGTAGTTGTGCGTCTTGGCGTCGGCCGGCATCGCCGACTCCGGGATCCGTCGCCGCTCGACCGTCCGCACCGCCGCCGGGCCGTCCCAGACCGGGTCCCCCTCGACGCCACCCCGGGGGAGCGGCTTGACGATGACGACGACCGACGGCTCCACCTCGGGATCCGGCGTGAGTTTGCCGGCCTGTACGCCGCGGGTCACCGAGACGCGGACGTAGGCGTCCGCCAGGTCGTTCGCGTCCAGCGTCGCCCGGATGCGGTCCCGGAGGTCCGCCGGAACGGCCCCGCCCATCCCGAGCGTCTCGCAGGTCCCGACGAGTCGGTCGCGGTGGGCCGCCCACTCGAAGACCGTTCCCCCGTACGCCCTGAGAGTCTCGAACGCCGCGTCGCCGTAACGGAAGCCGCGGTCGTCGACCCGTACTGTCGCTTCCCCTTCGGGGACGAGACGGCCGTTTACGTGGTACTGCATCGGTTCGAATCCAGGAAGTTGCGGACGAGTTGCTGCCCGCCGTCGGTCAGAATGCTCTCGGGGTGAAACTGCACGCCGACGTGTGGTTTCGTCCGGTGGCGGACGCCCATCACGACGCCCTCCTCGTCGTCGGTGTGGGCCGTTTCCACCAGCGCCGCGGGGACCTCCCCGGGGGCGACGGCCAGCGAGTGGTACCGCCCCACCTCGATGCGCTCCGGAAGGCCGGCGAAGACGCCCGTCCCGTCGTGGGTGATCGTCGACCGCTTGCCGTGGACCACCTCGGGTGCGTGCCCCACGTCGGCGCCGTGGACCGCACAGAGCGCCTGGTGGCCGAGACAGACGCCGAGGGTGGGATAGTCGAGGTCGGCGAAGACCGGCATCGATACGCCGGCGTCCCGCGGCGTCCCGGGTCCCGGTGAGACGACGATGGCGTCCGGGTCGATCCGCCGGATTCCCGCGACGTCCACCGCGTCGTTCCGACGGACGAGCACCTCTCCAGCCACCTCGCCGACGTACTGGACGAGGTTGTACGCGAAGGAGTCGTAGTTGTCGACGACCAACACCCGCATCACCGTGCGCTCACCCCCACGTCCATCTCCGCGTCGTCGCCGAGTGCGGTATCGACGGCGGTGATCAGCGCCCGCGCCTTCGCCAGCGTCTCGTCGTACTCCCGGTCGGGCACCGAGTCGTGGACGACCCCGCCGCCCACCCGCAGGTGATACTCGTCCCCGTACCGGACCAGCGTCCGGATGATGATGTTGAGCGTCGCGCGACCGTCGAAGCCGATGGCAGCCATGCTCCCCGTGTACGGCCCGCGGCGATGGTGCTCCACCTCGTCGATGATCTCCATCGTCCGCGGCTTCGGCGCGCCCGTGATCGTCCCGCCGGGAAACAGCGCACCGATGGCGTCCCCGAGGTCGTAGCTCCTGTGGAGACGCCCCGAGACCGTCGAGACGAGGTGGAACACCTCCGAGTAGCGGTCGATCCGGCGGTACTCGTCGACGGTAACCGATCCGTACTCGCTCACTTTCCCCAAGTCGTTGCGTTCGAGGTCGACCAGCATCGCGTGTTCCGCCCGCTCTTTTTCGTCGTTCCGGAGGTCGGTCCGCAGTCGGCGATCCGCCGCCGCGTCCTCGCCGCGGGGTCGGGTGCCCGCGATGGGTTCCGTCTCCAGGCGGTCCCCGTTCCGGTCGAGGAGGAGTTCCGGACTCGCACTCACCAGATCCACGCCCGGGAACTCGATCAGTCCCGAGTACGGCGCCGGATTCACCGTGCGGAGCGCGGCGAAGGCCTCGACCGGGTGGACCGCGGCCGGCGCGGTCAGTCGGTGCGAGACGTTCGCCTGAAACGTGTCGCCGTCCCGGACGTACCCCTTGACCCGCCGCACCCGGTCGCCGTAGGCGGCGCGGTCACAGGAACTCCGGAAGGTGACGGGCCCCGTGGTCGACGGTTCGCCGACGGACGGATCGCCCGTCTGCGCCGCGTCGGCCAGTTCGAGCGCCCGGTCCAGCCCTGTCTCGTAGGCGGCGTCCGGGTCGTCGCCCACTCTCGGGGTCGCGACGAATCGCAGCGTCGACTCGCTCGCCCGCCACGCGGCGAGACAGGTGTACCGCGCCAACTGGAGGCGCGGGAGTCCGCGGTCGTCGACGGTCGTCGACGGGAGGGCCTCGATCTCCCGGGCGACGTCGTAGGAGAGCCACCCGAAGAAGCCACCGGGATAGGGGATCGCACACTCCCCGCGGACCAGCGACTCCGCGTCGACCAGTTCGGTGACGGCGTCGAGCGCTTCGTCGTCGGTCACCTCGCGCACGAAGTCCGGATCGACGCCGAAGTAGCCCCACCCCGACCGCCCGCCCGACGTCTCGAAGAACACCGAGGGCGCCGCCCCGCGCGCCCGGCGGTAGGCCTCGAACGGGTCGAGGTCGACGGTCACCTCGACCGGAACGCGGGCGTTCGTTGGCGCCCCCGCGGCTGCCGTACGGAACACGTCGAGCGACGTCTCGACCGACGGGGTCACGGAACGGTCCTCCCCGCCGGTGGCTGTGTCCATCGGCGTGATCGCGTCGGTCCCGGCCGCTCAGCGATCCACATCCACGGACGTCAAGCGCACGTCTTCGGTCGGCTGGTCGTTCGGGTCCGTCCGAACCGAGCCGATCTCCTCGACGACGTCCATCCCGTCGACGACCTCGCCGAAGACGGCGTGGTCACCGTCGAGATGCGGCTGGGCGTCGAGCGTGATGAAAAACTGCGACCCGTTGGTGTTCGGGCCGCGGTTCGCCATCGAGAGGACGCCCGCACCGTCGTGTCGGAGTTCGTCGTGGAACTCGTCGTCGAAAGTGTAGCCCGGCCCGCCGCGGCCGGTGCCCGTCGGATCCCCACACTGGAGCATGAACTCGGAGATGATCCGGTGGAAGGGAACGTCGTCGTACAGCGCGTCGCCCCGGATCTCGCCCGTCTCGGGGTCCTCCCACGTCGTCGTCTCGGGGCCGGGATCGTCGTTCGCGGCGGGATCGTGTTCCGCGAGGTTGACGAAGTTCTCGACCGTCCTCGGTGCCCGCTCCGCGAACAGTTCGACCGTGATGTCTCCGTGTGTCGTCCGCAGGGTCGCAGTCGGATTGCTCATACGGACTCCTCGCGGTCCGGCGGGATAACGTTGCTGTCCGTGATCATTGGTGCCCGACCGATCAGTCCTCGACGACCGGTTCCGGCGTCGGTGTCGACGTCGTCTCCGGCGTGGGGGTCGGTGTGGCCGTCGCGGTGGTCGCCCCGTCGTCCGCCGGCGGCGGTCCGTCCTCGTCGTCGCTCTTGCCCTCGTCGTCTCCCCGAGGCCGATGCTCGCCCCGGAGGACGAACTCAGCGAGGTAGGCGACGAACCGCTCGTTGTCGGCCACGTTGAACCGATCACCGCGCAGGAAGGTCTTGTCGCCGAGCAACACCGCGTTGTTCGAACGCACGGCCACTGCGTACTCGCCGGTTACCTCGTCGCTGCCCGACTTGTGGGTGTTCGGCGCGCTCCGAAGCAGGACCGTCCCCTCGTCGACGGTGACGGCCGCCGCGGTGTACATCGTCGTCCGCTCGATGTCGCCGAGGTCCGCCTCGCCCGTCGGTCGCGCGACGACGTGTTTGAACGTGCCGTCGGCGTGTTCCTGGTTGTACAGGTACTGCGTGTCGACGCTCATCCCGTAACTGGACGCGAGCGTCGTGAGCTGGCTCTGTTGGGTCTGGATCGAGGTGCCGAAGAGGCTACTGCTGATGGCGGTCCGATCCGGTTCGCCGACCATCACCAGGTGGCCACCGTTCCCGGTGAACTGCCGCACGTCGTCCACGTCGCCCGCGGGATACTCCGCCCCTGGATCGATCACGAGGAACGCGTCGACGTCCTCGAGGGCCGTCGCCAGATCACCGCTCGTGTAGAACTCCACGTCGAAGCCTTGACGGATCAGCGCGTCGACCAGCGGTTCGATGTCGGCGCGTGTAAAGCGGTTGGCGTGCCCCCGGTCGATGAGGACCGTCCCGTTCGTAGTGGCGTCGGGACCGGGGTCGGCGTCGATCGTCCCCGTCGCGGGGAGGGGGTCGGGTGCGATCTCGGCCGGTGCGTACTCGGGGTTCTCGAGGCTCGTTTCCGTGTCGGGCTCCGAGAGCAGCGCCGGTACGATCGCCGCGCCGGCCACGACGACGACGACGGTAAGCGCCAGCACCGCGATCCGTTTCCCCGCCTCACGCCACCACATGTGACCCTCCTACAGCGGCGGCCGGTTCCGGTGTCCCGCCGTCACCGGCTACCGTCCGGTTGCCGTCGGCCGGCAGTCGCCGGTCCGAGGGGCCGTCTCCCTCGGTGTCGGGGGCACGCACCTCCCCGTCGTCGTTCGAGGCGTCGAGATACGTCGCGGGCACCATCAGGAACACCGGTCCGGACGGATCCTCGCCGTAGAGATACTCCGTCGAGACCATCTCCTTGTCCGGGGCTGTCGACGCGATGTAGTTCGACCGCGAGAGGAAGCGTGCGGTGCCGTCGGGGCGCATCATCCGCACGTCGTAGCGGTCGAGTCCGGCCTCGTCGGCCGCGTGTTCGATCGCCGCCTGTCGCCCACCGATGTCGTCGGCGAGCCCGTTCCGGACCGCCTGTGTCCCGCTGTAGATGCGCGCCTGTTCGAGTTCCGTCCGCGTGAGTTCCAGCCGGTCGCCCCGCTGTTCGAAGACCGCGCCGATGAAGGCGCTGCCCAGCGACTCCAGGATGTAGTTGAACTCCCGGGCGTCGCCGCCGGTCAGTTTGTTCGGTCCGGTCGTTGCGACCAGATCCGTCGGTTCGAGTTCCGTCGGTGCGGTCGCCAGCACTCCCACGCTCCCGAGCGTCGACGACGGTTTGGCGTAGATGCGGTCACTCGGCGCGATGGTGTAGTACGCACCCGAGGCCGCGGCGGCGTCCACGCTGGTCACGAGGGGCATCTCCGCCGCCGTCCGCTTGGACTGGAGATACAACTCCTCGCTGGCGGCAGCGCCACCACCCCCGCTGTTCACGAGCAACACGACGGCCTTCACGTCGGGATCGTTACGGGCCTGTTGGAGCATGGAGGAGACGCCCGCCGAGGTCGACCCGTCGATGGTCCCCGAGAGGGGGACGACCGCCACCGTCCCCTCGGTGGACGTGGCGTTCCACGCTACCGGGGCCAGTGCGAGTCCCACGACCACGCCCACGGCCACGAACAGCACGTACGAGCGTGCGATCCGCGACAGGAGGGCTCTGATTCTGCTCGCCATGAGTACGTGTTGGCACACCACTACAAAAAACGTCGGTCGAGCCGTCAGCGGACGGCGAGATCGGCCACCAGTTGCGCCCCGCGGAGCGCGCCCGCCCTGGCCGCCGCCCGTCCCTTGAGCGCGCCGAGTTTCGCGTAGTAGCCGCTCTTGCGCGCCGATCCGACGGCGTAGTGGTGCGCCGAGGCGGCGATGGGTTGTCGCCGCCCGCGCATCCGCATCTCCCCGTCGCGGATCGCCGCGAGGACCGCCTCGCCGTCGAGGGTCGCCCGGTCGACGTCGTCGATGACGAGTTCCGTGTACGCCCGCCCCACGTGGGGCACCGAGTGGGCGTCGCTGGCGGCGAGGGCCGGATAGTCGTGTTCCGTGGCGAATCGCCGCGCCCGCCGGTTGCGAAAGCCGGTGAACAGCCACGAGTTGAACACCTCGATGGCGTCACAGTCGCCGAGGTGTCGTCGCGGGATCCCGTGTCGCGACCGCTGGAACGGGTGGGGGACGACCGCTACGCCGCCGTGGTCGCGCACCCACGCGACGGTTTCGCCGAGGGGCGCACGCCGCGGCGGCATCTCCGTGACGCCGATGGCCAGCAGGTGGCCCACCTCCGTCGACACCTCCACCCCGGGGATGCCGAGCAGTCCGTACTCGGGGGCGAGTTCCGCCGCCCGCAGTGACGCGTGGATCACGTCGTGATCGGTGACGACGATCCCGTCCAGTCCGATCTCGGCCGCCTGCTCCAGCAGTAACTCGACGGGGTCGTGACCGTCGTAGGAGGCCTCGGAGTGGACGTGCGGATCGATCCGGATCGTCGTCTGATTCACACCGTACGTTCGGTCGGCCGAATGATAAGCCTCGTGGCTCGCTACTCCACGCGGGCGCCGACCGTCCCGTCGATCAGCTTCCGCACCGTCGCCACCTGCTCGTCGTCCAGTTCGACCAGAGGCGGCCGGACCGCGTCGTCGTCGATGACGTCCCGCTCGACCAGTCCCGCCTTCGCGGTCGAGGCGAACCCGTACTCGACCGACGAACCGAAGACGGGGCCGATGTGGTTCACCTGCAAGTCACGGGCGCGGTCGAGGTCGCCGGCCACCGCCGCCTCGATAGCTCCGTTCATCGCCTCCGGGAGGAAGTTCGACACGGCGTTGATCCCGCCGGTGGCGCCCAGCGACACCCCGGGGACGAGTTGGCTGTCGAACCCCTGGAACAGGTGGAACTCCTCGTCCGTCCGACGGATGACCTCGATGAAGTGTGTGAGGTCGCCGCTGGTGTCTTTCATCCCCGCGAGATTGGGGTGGTCCGCGACCGCTTCGACCAGATCCGCGTCGATCGACTGCCCCACACAGGAGGGGATGTTGTAGAGGATCACCGGGAGGTCGCTCCCGTCGAGGACCTCACGAAGGAACCGTTCGTTGCCACCGGTCCCGTTCTCGCCATGGAAGTACGGCAGGACGACGAGGACGGCGTCGGCGCCACAGTCCGCGGCGGTGTCGATCCGATCGAGTGTGCCGGCGACACTCGACGACGCGGCACCCGGAAGGACGGGTGCGCCGTCCGCGGCCGCGACGCTCGTCCGGACGACCGTCTCGTACTCCGCGTCGGTGAGGCTCGCGAACTCGCCGGTCGTCCCACAGGGGACGAGCCCGTCGGCCCCGTTTTTCAGGACGAACTCCGCGACGTCGGCCACCGCGTCGGCGTCCACCGAGCCCTCCGAGAAGGGAGTTATCGTCGGAACCAGTGTGGTGCCGTAGTTCGAGTCTGCGGGTGCAGTCGGCATGGTCCGGCGTTCGACAGCCGACCAATTAGGCGTTCCCCTGTGGCTCCGCATCGGCCGCTCGGCTCCCGAACAGTGGCGAGAGCCGCTCGGCCACCCCGTCGAGGACGATCAGCGTCGGCGGGAGCGTCGCCAGCGCCGCCACCAGCGTTAGGAAGATGACGCCGACGGTCAGGTAGCCGAAGTCTCCGAGGATGGGGAACGGCGAGAGCGTCAGCGCCGAGAACCCGAAGACGGTGGTCATCCCCGAGACGGAGATGGCCTTGCCGACGCGGGTGGCGGCCGTCTCCACGGCGTCGAGTTTGCTCGTCCCCGGCCGACCCTTCTCCTCGTAGTAGCGCTCCATCACGATGATGGTGTACTCGGCGCCGATCCCGACGCTCATGGCACCGAGCGACGCGCCGAGCGGCGACACCGGGATCGAGAGCGCCGCCATGTAGAGGTTCTGCCAGCCGATGACGAACACCATCGGAACCAGCGGGGCGACCGCCTTCACCAGGTTCCGGTAGTAGGCCAGCAAGAGCCCGAAGACGAACAGGACGCCCAGTCCCGTCGTCACGTTCCGGCTCTCGATCTGCTCGACGATGGACGGCGTCGAGATGACCGCCGTCCCGGTGAGCGACGCGTCGACGCCCGGCGGCGGGTTGCTGAATCGGATCGTCTCCCGGACGTTCGAGATGAACGACAGCGTCTCGCCGGTCGTCATGTCCTGAGCGCCGATGACCGTGATATGGGCGGCGCCGTCGTTGTAGTACCGTGCGCGTTCCCGGGCTGGCACCTCGCCGAGGACCCGATCGACGCCCGCCCGCGTGTCGGGGATCTCCCCGCCGTTGTGCGCCGCGACGAGCGACGCCGGCGAGTCGACCCCCTGTATCAGGGGCGCACCCACGGCGGCCCGCTCGAAGCGCATCATCCACTTCAGCACCGCCGGATGTCGGAGGTCGCTGCCCGTGACCAACACGTCGTACTGGACGGCCGCCCCGCCGCCCGTCTGGGCGCGGAACTGCTGGAGATCGACGTACGCGGGCAGGTCCTGCGGGACGAACTCCTCGGTGTCCGCCATCGTATCCAGGCTCCGTCCGGCTTGGAACCCCGCCCCCATCAGGAGGAGTGCGACGAGCAACACCACGCCGGGGTTGGCTGCGAGCGTCC
This window encodes:
- a CDS encoding dihydrodipicolinate synthase family protein produces the protein MPTAPADSNYGTTLVPTITPFSEGSVDADAVADVAEFVLKNGADGLVPCGTTGEFASLTDAEYETVVRTSVAAADGAPVLPGAASSSVAGTLDRIDTAADCGADAVLVVLPYFHGENGTGGNERFLREVLDGSDLPVILYNIPSCVGQSIDADLVEAVADHPNLAGMKDTSGDLTHFIEVIRRTDEEFHLFQGFDSQLVPGVSLGATGGINAVSNFLPEAMNGAIEAAVAGDLDRARDLQVNHIGPVFGSSVEYGFASTAKAGLVERDVIDDDAVRPPLVELDDEQVATVRKLIDGTVGARVE